CCGGCAGCTGGAATGACTGACCGGTGCGAGTCTTGATCACGTCGACCATCTCACCTTCCGCCAGGTAAGCGGACCAGCAAATTTCCGGTGGGAGTCGCACCGCGAAGCGAAAATGAGAAACGTCGGTGACGGAGAGTGGAGCGACCACCGAGCGAAGGAAAGCGGTAGCGGCTCACGGGGCGACGGGAACGGGTTTGGCGGGTGCGATTGAGCGAGTGAACGCGAGAAAATCCTGCGCTTGTTGGTCGAGACGAGCGAGGAACTCGGGCTTGAGGTCGTCGCCCTCGAAGGCCTCCCCCACACGGGGGATGAAAACGCGTTGCGGGAGAAGATGAGCTCCGCGGTGGGTGCAGATCTGTTGAAGATGCTCGACGGCCCGCAGAGCGCCCCAGTGGCCGTCGGCGAGCCCGACGAAGCAGACCGGCTTGCGTTCGAGGGGGGATGGATGCGGCAGCAGGTCGATAAAATGCTTGAGGGCACCGGGGAAGGACCCGTTGTACTCCGGGGTGACGATGACCAAGCCCACGCAGTCGACCGCGGCGGTGAGGAACGGGTGGACCGCTCTCGGTTTCTCCAAGTACGCGAGGGGTGAATACGCATCGATGGGAACATGCAGCAGGTCGAGGATCCGGGAAGGAGCACGGCCGACATATAGTCGGTCAATGACGTCGGCCACACGGCGTGTCCTGCTCCCGGGACGGTTGGTGCCAGAGACGATGAGGATCATGGGATGGCGCACTCTGCGGGCGGGATTGCCCGCAGAGAGCGAGGGGTACATTGAACTAGGACGTTTCAGAGCGGCGTTCCCCACCCGCTCACTCGCATTTAGGACGCGACCGGTGTCGAACGACTCCGTCAATCAGCGCAAAAGTCCCAGTTTGCGAGGCGCGGTAAGCACGACACGTCCCTGAGCCTGGCCCGAAAGGATCAGGGCGTTGACGACCAACTCCTGGAGTTGTCGTTCGACCACGCCGCGAAGCGGACGGGCGCCTAGGTGCGGGTCGAAGCCTTCGCAGATCAGGAATTCCAAGGCTTCGGGGGAGACTTCCAAGTCGTGACCGAGTCGGCGGAGACGCGCGGTCTCGCGTGCGACCAAGAGGGAGGCGATTTCGCGCTGGGACGACGGCGACAAACGGGCGAAGACGTGTTTCTCCTCGATGCGGCCGAAGAGTTCGGGCCGCATCGCCTGCCCGGCGCGGCGGAGGACCGCGGCCTCGATCGCGGCGTTGGAAGAGTGCTCCATGCGCATCGCTTCGGCTCCACCGAGGTTGGAGGTGAGCACGATCACCCAAGCGGAGAGAGAAAAGGTTTCACCGGTGGCCACGGTGACCCGGGCGGACTCGAGTATCTGGAGAAAAAGATCCCAGACTTTGGGATCGGCTTTCTCGACTTCGTCGAAAAGCAGGAGTCCTCCGTTCGAGCGCGCGAGACGATCGCCGAGGAGTCCGCGATCGGTGCGATTCGCGCCCAAAAGGCGTTGGGTGGCATTCGCTCCGTCGAATTCCGAGAGGTCGAAACGGTGGAGACCGTCCGGTCCGTAGAGGAATCGGGCGCAGAGAAGCGCCAGCTCGGTTTTCCCCACTCCGGTGGGACCGAGAAAGAGAAAACTCCTCTTCGGACGATCGGCGGGCGAAAGCCCCAACTCGACACGAGCGAGACTGGCGGCGACCGGGACGACGACATGATCCTGACCGCGCAGATTGGCGCGAAGGTGCGCGGGGAGGCCCTGCACCCGGTGGAGCCGCTCAGGATCGAGCATGGGATTTCTTGGACGCGCGAGGACGGCGCGGGACTTCCTGCTGAAAGCGCCGCATCTGGGTGACCAGGATCTTCATGTCGGGAGCGGAACGGAGCAGCGCACGCATGATGAAGGAGTGCGTGGAGGCGATGTTCTTGGCGTGAAGCTCGACGCCGACGTCGGCGAGTTTGTCCACATCCGCCTGGGCCAAGTCGGCCGTCAGCGGAGGAGGATCGTAGCGATCGCCTGAACCGGCTCCCACCTTGAGGTCACGGTCGAGGAGCACGGCCGCGGAAAACATTTCGGTGGCGGAGTTGAGATACGCGAAGGCGCGCAGGACAGTGCCATTGCGGACCGAGGGGACCCCTGCCCTGCGGAGTCCCTGGACGATGTCGTGCAGGATTTTTTTGTCGGAACCGGAAAAGGAGAAACTCCTCTTCACCGGGCGGTTGGGATCGGCCTTCATGATATGAAAGCATAAACCCATAAAAACAATTTTGACAAGCGCCGTTCATTGTTTATGGGTTTATGGGTATGAAGACCATGTTACTGCTGCTGCGAGAGGCCCCTTCGGCGCCGCGGCTCCTCGCTCAATTGCAAGTCTTGCGGGATGGATTCAGCGGTGCGCTGGCCGTGCTCTTCATGTTCGGCTTTTTATGGGGTGTTATCAAGATCTGGTCGGGCGCGAATGCGCTCAGCAAGGGCGACCCGGAGGGCAAGGGCGCCATCTTGGCGGGAGTGTTCATCGCGGGTGCCGCCGCGGTGATGGGAACGCTGTTCTCCTTGTTCGGCCTGCAGGACTCGGTGGTCACCGCGCACTTCTGAACCATGGAAGAGCTACGTTACACGGAAACGAACGCGGCCGACGACTCGGCCGGGCGAGCCTTCGGATTGGACGGCAACTTGTACCTCCCGGCGGCCATCGCGGTCGTGGGCGCACTCATCGGCTTCACGGTGCTGAACTTTGTGTTCCACGCGGGACTGCTCGCGTCCGGGCTCTTGGTGGCCCTCCCGCTCGCCGCGGTGCTGGGGTGGATCCTATGTCTGAAGCACAATCGGCCGGCGGGGTATGATCGCGACCTTCTGGCCACTTGGTGGGGCGGCGGGAACTTCACGCGGGAGGAAATTCCGTGAAACCGCATGACCAAGCGCCTGAAGGCGTGTTTTGCGAGGGGCTGATTCTCTATGGCGCGCCGGAGCGAGGCGCGACCGCCGCCAAGGGCTTCCTCGTGGAACCCATGGACGTCCGGGGCGGGAGCTTCGCGCGGCTGAACGCTCTGCAGGATCAATTGCGGAGTTTGCTGGCATCGATCGTTCCACCGCGGCGCCTGCAGGTGCAGTGGTGGCCGGAAGGCAATTACGCCGGAGAACTTGCCGCCTATCACGCGGCGACAGCGGAGGTGACGGATCCCGCGGTGCGCCAAGCGCGCAACGAAAGGACGGCGCGCTATGCCGAACGAATGCGCCAGCATGGATTGCGGCGCGAACGTTTGGCGTTGTTTCTGACGATCGAGATCACCCGCTACGGCGGAAACTGGCGCACCGCGCGTGGGCTGCGGGAACACTACGCGGGGATCCTCCGCGAATTGCAGACGCAGTACGAGGAGTTCGCGGATCTGCTGCGGACGATATTCCATGGCGAAGCGGTGGTTGATCCGATGGGCGATGAGGAGCACTGCGGTTGCCTGCGCGACTTCCTCAATCCGAGCCTGGCGGGTCGGAAGCGACCGGCGTGCGAACCGGGCCTCACGGTGCAGGAACAATGCTGGCTCAGCGATGGCATCGGCCAGCCGGACGGAGGCTTCGTCTTGGACGGCCAGTTCCATGCAATGCTGACGCTCGCCCGGTGGCCCCAGCGGACCCGACCGGGAATCGTCACTCACCTGACCGGGCTGCCTTTCCTAGACTACCGACTCACCGTGAACCTGACCCCGGTCTCCGCACGCGGTGAGGTCAAGCGGGAGGAGCGGGCGATCGAGCGTCTGTCCGGCGAATACTCCCAGCAGCGGAGACATTCGTTGCTGGTCGCATTGCGAAAGAAGGAACGGAAGGTGGAGAATCTCTCCGGCGGCTTCGCGCATCCGTTCCTGGTGACGTATGTCGTGCGAGTCTGGGCGGCGACGCGGGATGAATTGCGGCAGAAACTATCGTCCGTGCAGGCGGCGATTACGGCGATGGACGGGGCGCAGTATTATGAGAGCGGATTGCCAGCCTCGGCCAAGAAGCTCTTTTTCGCGACCTGGCCGGGGTGGACCCAATCGTCCTATTGCCATCGTGAGCTGTATGCGGAGGACGCATACCTGGCCGATCTCCTCCCCTTCTCCGCGACCTTTGTGGGAGACCTTAAAACAGCCGAAGCGCTCTACGACGGGAGCCACCTGAATCTGGTGGGCGTGAGCCCCCACGCGCAGCGCACACCGCAACACGCACTGGTGTTCGGGATGAGCGGGGCCGGCAAATCGGAATTCATCGATGACCTGTTCCTGCAGACCGCAGGATTCTTCGGGCACACGCTGATCGTCGACATCGGCGGCTCGCATCGCGCGCTGACGGAACGCCTCGGCGGCAAGGCTCTGGTGGTGCATCCCGACGGAGGCTTCACGCTCAACTACCTCGACACGCAGGGCGTGCCGCTCACGCAGCTGCACCTCGCCACTGTGGTGGCGCTGCTCGCGCGCATGGTCGGGGTACCAGACAACCCGGAGATTCTGGCGCTGAGGCAGGCGCAATTGTCGTGCTACGTGCACCAACTCTACCACGACACGTTTGTGGCGTGGGAGCGTCGGCAACCGGAACGCGCGCGGGAAGTGCGCCGGATCGCGTGCGCCACGCCGCGATGGTGGTCGCGCATGCCGGAAGGCACGACCGCGGTCGAAGCGTTCCTCGACCTGCGTGAACGGCAAGCTGCGCATGACCCGAGCGCGCTCGAACTCCTCGCGGGCGTGGCCGAGGAGGAAATTACCCGCTTCGGCCAGGAGGCGGCGACAGCGAGGCTGGTCGCGCAGACTGCGTGTGCCTATTACTCCGCGGAAGACTTCCCGACGCATGGCTCGCTGGTCGACCTGCTCGCGTTCGCGCGCTTGCCAGAGCATGACCGAGGCGAAATCGAGCGCCTCGCCACCTTGCTCCGTGGCTGGTGCGCGGACGGGCAGTATGGCCGGTTGTTCGATGGGACGACGACGGTGTCACTGAATGCACCGGTCGTTCATTTCGAGCTGGGGATGATCCCGGAGCAGGCGGTGCAACTCAAGGCGGCGGTCGGTCTGCTCATCAGCGGGATCTCGCGACAGCATATCATTTCCCTTCCGAGCTTGGTGCGGAAGCGCGCGTTGTTTGAGGAAGTGGGCCAGTTCCTCGACATTCCCGGGGGCGAAGCGATCGTCTCCGAGAGCTATGCCCAGTTGAGGAAACACAACTGCTGGGCGGTGTCCGTGGTGCAGCAATACGCGCGCTTCCGCACTTCGCGGGTGAAGTCGGCAGTGATCGGGAATGCGAAGCAATACTTCCTGCTGCGGCAAGCGGACCGGCAGGACATGAAGGATCTCGCGGAGGACGTCGGGTTGCCGGAGACCGCGGTGGAGGCGATCCAGCGGTACCCATTGCCCGAACAGCAGCCGAAAGGGGCGCGGTTCTCCTCGGTGTGCTATTTCTCGCCTACGGCGCAGCCGCCGCGCTGCGGAACGCTGCGTCACGTCCAGGCGCCGGAGGTGAAGCCATGATGCGCTTCGCTCTCCTCAGTTGCGCGATCATCGCAATCGCGGGCTGTGCGCATCCGTCAACGACTCCAAGCGCGCCGTGGGCGCGAGCCAAGTTCTACGCGCAGCGGGAAAACGAGAAGCCCGCCACCGTACCCCCTTTCCAAACCCTCGTCCTTCACACGGCGGACGGCGACGTCGTCATCCACCTTCCTCGAATCCCATGAAGCTCTCTCGACTCCTGCTCGCTAGTCTCGTGGCTGCACGGTGCTCCGCGCAATGGATCGTGAACGATCCGGTCAACACCGCCGTGAATTCCGCGATCCAGTCAGCGCAGATCACGCAGCATGCGGAAACATTGCGGCAGTGGGCCGATCAATTGGAAATGATGGGGAGGCAGATCAGCCGGCTGGAGGAGCAGTTGGCGACATTGCGGCGGGTGCGCGACGTCATGGGCGATCCCGCGAAGGCGGCACCCGAACTGTTGCGAGGATTGGAGCAGGACGATCTGGGCCGCCGCTATGGCGAGACGCTCCGTGAGGCCCGGAGGCTCGCGGATGCGGTGGTGTCACTGCAGAACAAGGCCGACGGGATTTTCGACGGGCTCGATGACCGCACGGTGTTCGGACGGCCCTTTCAGCGGCAGAGCGAGGCTTATCGTCGCTTCGCGGCGATCGAACGTCAGGCAACCGCAGGAGACGATGCACGTGATGCGCTCGAAGCGCGGGCCAGCGTGGTGCAAAGGGAAATAGCGGATACGCTGCGCGGATTGGAGGCTGCTTCGACCCAGGCGGAGGTCGACAAGCTTTCGGCGAGATTGACGGGGTTGAATGGCCAGCTGGGATGGTTGTCAGCGGAGCGGCGCGAACAAGCGGACCGACTGCTCTCCGCGAAGGCGCTGAACGACAACCAAGCGGAGAAAGAACGGCTCGACTGGTTGGAAAAGCAGAACGCGGAGGAGCGCCAGTCGCTCGATATCGTCAACGCGTGGCAGTCAGGCCTGCGGCTGAATGCATCAGACTATCAACGTCGATGAAACGCATGCTTATCGTTGTCATTGTCATCGCCGTCGTGGTGGGCGGAGGGCTGTTCGCCTGCGGGCTCGCTCGTGCTTCTAAGAAAGACGCGCGCAAGTCGCCGGCTGTCCAGACGCCGCGGTCGTTCGATGAATTGCAGGGCAGCGTAACACTGGATGTTCAACCGGAGTATCCCGGAGACACGCCGGAGAAGCGCGCGCTACTGCGTCGGCTGAAGCGCGAGGAGCGGAGACAACGTCCGCAGGAGGGCAGAAACTGATGGAGAACTTCGCTCCAGGCTTGAAGGACTCGGTGGTCGCGCTGGCAGACGCGCTGCGCTTCGTGGTGTTCTTCATCGCGGTCGCCGGGTTCATGCTGACGGTCGCTCGCTCGCGGGGATCCTCCGAGGAAATCGCCGGTTCGCTGGTGCGCAGCGCGATCGTCATCGGACTTGTGGCCACCCTGCCCCATTGGTTCGGATTCACGGAACGCATCTTCCTGTCCCTGGCGGATGTGGTGCACGAGGACTACACGCAGCACCCGATGCGGGCGGCGGCGAAGCTGCGGGCGACCGTGACCGAGGGTGCCGGTGGTTTCAGTCTGCGGCGTGTCGAGGAATCGTTGTACAAGGCCTTCCTGTGGGGAGCCGCGAAGCTGCTGGTGCTGATCGCGAGCGTTCTGCAACTGCCGTTCCTGATCCTGCAGTATGTCCTGAAGCTGCTGTGCTACCTGTTCCTGCCGGTGGCGCTGGCGTTGATGCTGGTGCCATCGCTGAGTTCGCTGGGGAGCCGCTACGTGCAACAGACCATCGCAATCCTGTCGTGGCCGGTGGGCTTCGCGGTGACCGAGCTGGTGGCCTATCATTTGTTGGTCTCGTATGGGGAAAACCTGTCGGCGGCGTACGATCTGACACCCGCGCGGGAAATTGACGGCGCCTCGTTCGGAAGCCTGCTCGGCGGATTGTTCGCCGGGGTGTGGTTGATCGTGGGCACGATCGGCACGCCTTTCCTGATGCAGTCGCTGATTTGCTCGGGCTCACCGTTGTCGGCTGGCGGAGGCGCGGCGCTGCAGCAGATCTATTCGATCCAGCAACTGGCGTGGATGATCAAGGCGCTGAAGACGGGCGGGGCGGCGGCGCCCGCACTGGCGGCGCAATCCGCCGGAAAGTCCGGTGGCGGATCGCCGCCACCCCCCCCCGCACCGGCTCCCACGCCGGCGGCGCCGCCTCCCGGCCCTTCAGCAGGAGATCCGGCCGGAGACCAGCGCGCCGCGTTGGCTCTCGGCTCCAACCATCTGCCGGCTCCGCAAACCACCATTTGAAATGACCACCCTGAAGGAAACTCCCGCGCCTCATGTGCGCTTTGATCCGACAAGTCGCCCGAGGACGAAATGGCATCCGCTGGAACTATTCGCGGATCATGCTTTCGCGGCGCGGCTGTGGTGCCTTGTGGCATTGGCCGCGGTCGGCTTCTGCGCAGTGCAACCGTTCCTGCTGATCCGAGCGTATCGGACAAAGGAACGCGTCGTCGTGATGGACGGAAGTGGCACGTTTCATGTGAGCCCGCTCCTCGGCTTCGAGGACGCGGCGAAGCTGCACGAACAGCACGCGCTGCTGGCGTGCCTCGCGTTGCTGCAAAGAAATCCCGCCGGCTTCGATCAACCGGAACTGCTAGAGAAACTCTTCCTTGCGGAGGCGTTGCAGAAGGCGAAGAGCCATTGGGCGCGTGAGACCGAGGAGTTCGCCCGCAAGGCGCTGCATCAAAAGGCCGAGGTGCTGAAGGTCACCGTTCTCGAGACGAAGGACGATGTCGTGCTCGTGGAGGTGGAAGGCCAGCTCGTGCGCACCGGCATCGTGGGGACGCAGACCTTTACGGAAGCGCCAGGGTTCACGGCGCGTTTCACCTTCGCCCGCAATCCCAACCTGGCTGCCAACGGCCGCTTTCCCCTCGCTGTATGGAATTTCGATTTGTCGTACTGAATTTTCTGGCTGCGACCGCGCTGGTCGCCAGGCCGGTGAGCCAGGTAATGCTGGACGAGCGGGTATGCCACGAGATCCGCATCGGAACCGAAACGCCGACCACGATCGTCTTTCCCGCCGCGATTGCGGCGCTCGATGGCGCCAACGTTTCCACCAAGCCGGACGCACCGGTGCTTCTGTCGCATCAGCCGGGAACGGCATATCTCGCCGTGCGAGCGAATCGGACGGGTGCCACCGGCGGATTGAACGTGATGCTGCGGGGCAAGGCTTATGCGCTCGCTTTCAGGACTGACGAGGTGCCGGACCGCACTGTCACTTTCGTGGAACGCACCGATGCGCCGGTGACGCCAAGTTCGGGCGGTGGCGCAGTGGGAATGCTCGGATTGCTGGACCGAGCGAAGCATGCCGACGCGTTCGCCGCGCAATATCCCGCTTTGTCCGGACTGATGGAACGGATCGCCTGTCCGGTCGGCCCTGGGACCAGGCGAGTGCTGCAGGCATTCCGGTTCGCGGCCGAGCAAGCGCTGGTGCTGCAGTGGCGGGTGGAGAACCGCAGAAAGGAGACTGTCCGGTACGCACCGGGGCGCGTGCGGGTGAGCGTGGGGGAGCGATCATTCCGCTGTGCCCTGACCGATGCGAGCGGCCAGATACCTGCCGGAACCGCCGAGACTTTCTGGATCGTGGTGCGCGAGATCGATGCCGGTGACCTGAAGCTGGAAACGCTGCGACTGGAAGGAATCGAAACCCGATGAAGCCGTCGTTCAATTTGGTCTGGTTCAACACGCCGACCGGCCAGTTGGTTCTGGTGATCGCCTTGACGCTGTTCGCCGCGGGCGCGGTGGCGTGGAGGAAAACGCAGCGCAATGCGCCGCCGGTCGCGACGCGAACGGCGCGAACCGCGACTTCGTTGCCGAGGGTCTTCGCACGAGAGGCGGCTCGTTTTGTCCAGCCAGTGGCACCACCGAACGGAACGCCGGCACCCCAAGCGGGTGAAACCGCGGTGGTCGCTGCGAAGATCGAAGCGGCGCCGCTCAGCTTGCTCGCCGGAAAACCGGACGCGGCGGAAAGCATCACGTTGCCGATGGGATCGTTGTTGCCCTGTGAAACCGTGCTCGCAGTCGAATCCCACGGGGAGTCGCCGCTCATCGCGCGCTTGTCGGAAGACGTGTGGATGCACGGGAAACGGATCATCCGCGAAGGCACCGAACTGCATGGCCGGGCGACGATCGACGAAACGACGGCACGCATCACTGCCCAAGGCGAGTGGCACCTGGTGGGAAGCGAAGGCGACCAGATCGCGCAAGCGGTCGCACTGATGCGCAGCGACTCCGCCGAGGACGATGGCATCGCCGGGTTGCCGGGCGAGGTGATTGACGAGCGCCGGGGGCGGGACGCGCGGATTTTCTCCGCGGCGTTCCTCGGCTCGGCGAGCACCGCTCTCCAAAGCGTGCGCACGACCGCGGCGGAGCTTGCGGTGCCGAGCGTCAACGCGCGGAACGCGGCGTTGTCCGGAACGAACGCGGTGATGCGCGAATATATCAAGGATCTGCGGGAGCAAACCGCGCGGAACGCGCTGCGGGTGCGACTGCCGGCAGGGACTCCTTTTCATCTCTATCTCACTCGTCCGCTCACTTTTTCCCATGCGAACTGAACTCCTTTGGCTGGTCGCGGCCGCGCTGACGGCCGGTTGCATCCAAACGCCCATCTCGGCTCCGCCGTTGCCTCCGGCTCCTACAGTGGCGCCGTCTGGCATGCGCGAACCGGAACGCGTGCGCAGTTACACGCTCGGCGCTTATGTCGATCCGGAAGACCAGACGGTGCGTCACGACGCGCATTTGATCCATCGGGTGGAAGCCGCGTCGCGCTGGAATCTGGGACCGAGCGAGGGACAGCCGATGATGGGGGTAGAACGGGAACGTCTGCCGGAGGCAACACCTGCGATCGTGCCGCCCCCGGTGAAGAACCGCGCATCGCTTGTGCGGGAGGATGCGCTCGAGCCAGACAGCAGCGGCCTGATCGATCTCACCGGCGCTGACCGGGCGACGGAAGTGAATCCGTTCGAGATTCGGGGACAAAAGACGGCAAAGGAACTCTCGCTGGTGGTGTCGGGAGTGATCGGGGGTGCGAGACCGGCGGCCATTGTGAATGGTCACTCGCTGGAGGTGGGTGGCGTGATCGATGGTCTTCGGGTCCGGACCGTGGAGGCAGACGCGGTACTTTTCGAGTACGGGCGATGGCGCTTGCGCGTGCCGGTTTCGCCGGTGGGCACCCGCGTGCGAATGACGAACTGAGATGCCCACTTACTCCGTCAGCGCTGTCGACCGGCGAGGAATCCGCCGGTCGTTCCGGGAGGTCGCGCCCAATGAGCCCGTCCTGCAGGAAAAATTGCGGGCTCGGCAACTGTGGCCGGTCGCCGTTCGCGAGGCCAAGGGAAACGTGTCGCCGAGGTCGACGCTGCCGACCGAGGAATTTGTCGCGATCTTGGATCAGCTGGAACTCATGTTGCGGGCCGGTATCACGGCGGACGTCGCCTTGCGTCAAATGGCGGTGGATACGCCGGCGGGCAAGGCGCAGCGGATGCTCGCGCGGATCGCGGAGGAGGTCGGCGAAGGAAAGTCGATCCACGCCGCATGCGGGTATTTCGGGAGGCAATTTCCGCCGCACGTGATTGCGGTGATTGCCGCAGGCGAAACGGCGGCGCGGTTGCCGGAATCGTTGCGCGCATTGGCCGAGCACCTGACCCAAGCCGAGGAAATCGGGCGGACCGCGCGGAGAGCGCTGATTTACCCGGCGATGGTCTTCGGGGCGACGGCGGCGCTCGTGGTGTTCCTGCTGGCGAGTGTCGTGCCGAAGTTCGCGGAAATCTTCCGTTCACTGAACCTGCCTCTGCCGATGATGACGCGCGTGCTCATTGCGGCGAGCGAGGGAGTTCGCGCTGCGGGCTGGACTGGCTGGGGCTTTGTGGTCGGCGGTGCGTTTGCCTTGTGGTTCGGCCGCAAGACGCGGGCCGTGCGGAGGCTCGTGGATCCGCTGGGGTTGCGCCTGCCAGGTTGGGGCGAGACGATCCGTTGCCTGGTGGCCACGCGAGTCGCGGCCGTTTGTCGTCTGCTGCACGACGCGGGCGTGCCGGTGTTGGACTCGCTGGAAAGCGCCGCGAAGGTAGCCGACCATGTGGTGGTCGAGCGGCAACTGCTGGCGGCACGGGCGAAGGTGGGGGCCGGAACGGCGCTGCATGTCTCACTGTCCGGCGCCAGCGGGCTTCCCTCCTTTGTGGTGCCGCTGCTGAAGGCGGGGGAATCGACGGGGCAATTGGGTGCTGCGTGGCGGCAGGTCGAGGACTATGCGGCACGAAAGGCACGGCAGCGCTTGGCCGTCATGCTCGCGTTGCTGGAGCCCGCATTGCTGGCGGTACTCACCGGAGTGGTCGGAGCGATCGCGTTGTCGTTCTTCCTGCCGCTCTTCTCGTTGCTGGGAGGGCTGAACGCACGATGAGGACGCATCGATCGACGGTGGCGTTCTCCCTGTTGGAAGTGGTGCTCGTGCTCTTCATTCTGGGCGTCCTGGCGGGAACGCTGGCCCCGTCCGTGCGCGAGGGGATCGAATCGGGGAGGCGCGAGGCGGAAGCGAGGAATTTGGAGGAGATCGCGAAGACGATCACGGCATCTTTCGACGAGACTGATCTCACGAACCTGAACGTGGCCGCACTCGCCGGAGCGATCGGTGGCGGCGATGCTCCGACGTCGTTCTCGGTCGCGACGAGCGGGACGTACCTCACAACCGCCACAACGGATTGGTTCGCGAAGGTCGCGCGGTTGAGGGGAATCACGCCGCAAGTGGGCGTCGCTCCGCGACCGGACCTGCAGCCGGAACTGGCGCGGCTGGCCTTCAATTCCCTCGGAAATTGCCGGTGGCTGTTCGCGGGTCCGACGGAAAGCGGCCGGCAGCGGTTTCTGCTGGTGAGCCTGATGGCGCGAACGGAACAACTGAACGTGCCGGCGTATGCCGGGACGACGGCGTGGTTCGATGCGATCTGGAACCAAGACTGGGAGAGCCGCACCGCGAGCCTGCCTGCGTTGTGGACCGCACAGCTGAGCGCGGCGCAGGTGAACGCGTGGACACCGGGTGGCGGAGCGCTGTCGCGGACCAACCGACTGGTGGTCCGGCGCCTCATGCTCCCGAAGTTTCGGATCACAGTGAACAACAACCATGCGAGCGAGGCGGCGTTCGTCTCGTTCAACAACACGCCGAATGCGTTCACGGCGGCGGCGGCAAGCGGGGCCAATGTCTCCCCGGAAATACTCGGAGGCCGGCTCATCATCATCAACCGCGGAGCGGCGTGGCCGGGCACGGAAGCACTGCGGTTCACGCTGAGGGAAAATTCAACGGTGACTCTGCAATGAAGACACTCCTGCTGTTGTTGATCGGGTTCGGGGCGGCCGTGGCGGCACGCGGCCAAGAGTACGGTCCGTTCGACCTTGCGTTGAATGGCGGCAGCGTGACTTACGAGGTCGCGACGAGCAGCGGCACGCTGCTGGTGAGCGCGGGGTCTTCGGGCGGAGGAACCGGCGGCCGGAATTACGCGTTTTCCGAGGCGCGGAATGGCAGCAGCATCTCCGGATGGGGCAATGAGCGGATCACCTTCAGCGGAGTTGGAGAGCCGAAACTGGTGGCGGCATACTACTGGTGGGTGTCATTGAGCGAGGACGGTTCGTGGGGCTACTACGACGAGCTGAAGATTTATGTTCGGCTGGCGGCATCGCCGCCACAGCCGAACCGCGCTCCCACGATCGCGTGGAGTTCCGCGCCGGCCGGTGCGCCGGATGGCGCGGGGTACTTTGTGGCGGCGCGGGGCCAGGACGCGGATGGGAATCTCGCGCAGGTGAACGTGTGGAAAGGCGGCACCTCGTTTGCCACCGGCAGCGCGGGCGACGGCAGTGAGCGAGAGTCGGGCAACTGGACGAGTGACGCGGGGCCACGGAGTGTCACGTTCACGGCCCAGGCGGTCGATTCGGACGGTGCAGTGTCACCGCTCATCTCGACTGTGGTGACAATCGATGCGCCCGCGGTGACAACGCACACC
The Candidatus Didemnitutus sp. genome window above contains:
- a CDS encoding ATP-dependent Clp protease ATP-binding subunit, whose amino-acid sequence is MLDPERLHRVQGLPAHLRANLRGQDHVVVPVAASLARVELGLSPADRPKRSFLFLGPTGVGKTELALLCARFLYGPDGLHRFDLSEFDGANATQRLLGANRTDRGLLGDRLARSNGGLLLFDEVEKADPKVWDLFLQILESARVTVATGETFSLSAWVIVLTSNLGGAEAMRMEHSSNAAIEAAVLRRAGQAMRPELFGRIEEKHVFARLSPSSQREIASLLVARETARLRRLGHDLEVSPEALEFLICEGFDPHLGARPLRGVVERQLQELVVNALILSGQAQGRVVLTAPRKLGLLR
- a CDS encoding NAD(P)H-dependent oxidoreductase — translated: MILIVSGTNRPGSRTRRVADVIDRLYVGRAPSRILDLLHVPIDAYSPLAYLEKPRAVHPFLTAAVDCVGLVIVTPEYNGSFPGALKHFIDLLPHPSPLERKPVCFVGLADGHWGALRAVEHLQQICTHRGAHLLPQRVFIPRVGEAFEGDDLKPEFLARLDQQAQDFLAFTRSIAPAKPVPVAP
- a CDS encoding type II secretion system F family protein; this translates as MPTYSVSAVDRRGIRRSFREVAPNEPVLQEKLRARQLWPVAVREAKGNVSPRSTLPTEEFVAILDQLELMLRAGITADVALRQMAVDTPAGKAQRMLARIAEEVGEGKSIHAACGYFGRQFPPHVIAVIAAGETAARLPESLRALAEHLTQAEEIGRTARRALIYPAMVFGATAALVVFLLASVVPKFAEIFRSLNLPLPMMTRVLIAASEGVRAAGWTGWGFVVGGAFALWFGRKTRAVRRLVDPLGLRLPGWGETIRCLVATRVAAVCRLLHDAGVPVLDSLESAAKVADHVVVERQLLAARAKVGAGTALHVSLSGASGLPSFVVPLLKAGESTGQLGAAWRQVEDYAARKARQRLAVMLALLEPALLAVLTGVVGAIALSFFLPLFSLLGGLNAR
- a CDS encoding type II secretion system protein; translated protein: MAFSLLEVVLVLFILGVLAGTLAPSVREGIESGRREAEARNLEEIAKTITASFDETDLTNLNVAALAGAIGGGDAPTSFSVATSGTYLTTATTDWFAKVARLRGITPQVGVAPRPDLQPELARLAFNSLGNCRWLFAGPTESGRQRFLLVSLMARTEQLNVPAYAGTTAWFDAIWNQDWESRTASLPALWTAQLSAAQVNAWTPGGGALSRTNRLVVRRLMLPKFRITVNNNHASEAAFVSFNNTPNAFTAAAASGANVSPEILGGRLIIINRGAAWPGTEALRFTLRENSTVTLQ